In the genome of Luteitalea pratensis, the window AAGGCTCGCTTGCGTGGTCATGGCTGCTGGTCCGGGTCAGGCCTTCGCCGGCTTGCCCGGCGCACCGACAATGCGGTTGGTAAGATACTGCTGACCGATAGTGAGCAGGTTGCTGAAGAGCCAGTAGATCACCAGGCCGCTGGGCGCCCACAGGAAGAAAAAGGTGAACATCAGCGGCATGATCATCATCACCCGTTGCTGCGCCGGGTCCATGCCCGCGGCCGGCGTAATCCACTGCTGCCACAGCATCGTCGCGCCCATGATGACGGGCGTGATGTAGAGCGGGTCGTGCTGGGAGAGGTCCTGGATCCACAGCATGAACGGCGCGCCGCGCAATTCGATCGCGACGCTGAGCAGGGCGTAGAAGGCAAAGAGCACCGGCATCGTCAGCAGCATCGGTACGCAACCGCTGGCCGGGTTGACGCCAGCGGTCTTGTAGAGCTCCATCAACTCGGTGTTCATCTTCTGCTTGGCCGGGTCGGTGGCCTTGAGGTTGGCGTAGCGCTCCTGGATGGCCTTCACGCGCGGCTGGATGTTCTGCATCTTCCGCATCGACACCACGCTCTTGTGGCGCAGCGGGAAGATCGCGATGTTGATCAGGATGGTCAGGACGATGATCGACCATCCGTAATTGCCGACGAACCCGTTGACCCACTTGAGGGCACGCAGCAGCGGCACCACCAGCCAGGCAAACCAGCCGAAGTTGATCGTGCGCACGAGTTGCTGATCCGAGCGTTGCAGCTGGTCGAAGTCCTTCGGGCCGAGATAGAACTTCACCTCGGTCGGCGCCTGCGGAAAGCTCAGGGCGTATGCCACGAGTGTGCGCGGGCCAGCGGCCGACTGCATGGCGTGCGTCGAGTACTCGACGTGCGACTGCCGGTCGAGAAGTGCCGCGCCGAGGAAGTAGTGGTCGTCCACACCCGCGTAGCGCAACGACCCGTCGAAGACGCGCTGCTCGGCCAGCTTGGCGGCGGCGACACGCTGGATCTTCTCGGCGTACGTGATGGCGTCGGGCGCCTGATAGTAACTGCCGAACATCATGC includes:
- the yidC gene encoding membrane protein insertase YidC, whose protein sequence is MEKRVLQAVLLSLAVLLVYQSFFAPRRQPQQQAATPATPAGPAATQPPGPAAAPVAATTTGSTTALPASVAAAGGARIVVESDEVRAEFSTRGAVLLSWTLKRYPGAHGHALDLLPVATDVNALPAFSLTTSDETVSNTLAGANFTPSAQTLDLRGTGGRTLRFDYEDPSGLHATKVFTFERDKQAFLVGFSAQVLRNGQPQNFTIHSGPGIGDIERAQPSGGMMFGSYYQAPDAITYAEKIQRVAAAKLAEQRVFDGSLRYAGVDDHYFLGAALLDRQSHVEYSTHAMQSAAGPRTLVAYALSFPQAPTEVKFYLGPKDFDQLQRSDQQLVRTINFGWFAWLVVPLLRALKWVNGFVGNYGWSIIVLTILINIAIFPLRHKSVVSMRKMQNIQPRVKAIQERYANLKATDPAKQKMNTELMELYKTAGVNPASGCVPMLLTMPVLFAFYALLSVAIELRGAPFMLWIQDLSQHDPLYITPVIMGATMLWQQWITPAAGMDPAQQRVMMIMPLMFTFFFLWAPSGLVIYWLFSNLLTIGQQYLTNRIVGAPGKPAKA